In the genome of Myxococcus stipitatus, one region contains:
- a CDS encoding AHH domain-containing protein, with product MSPRGVFWLVLALAMTGCSTPRLVRLDTGQGPPLIHTPFTEDDADPFELDDDEFEEVMGVLAQDVRPFAHPLREARELFGVPQRSGVYLYQHRGPRLIRQDEEKAPDGPRLLESYSDDDLTRAYGRWCERKSQPGDCLRLLAEGPLLASDGKYSLAMAIAMDSVWEETAEALEDMADPQALLATVSAAVSMYLLLWSLPEPVSKGLAALLTATAIAYLGVDTVWTLLDGWIALVRQVDQATTFKQLSAAGETYGEVLGENAARIFVMLATAAIGSTAGLASKASRLPGSAQAALSVETQAGYQYVALGSVQSVALAAEGFTVALAPNAVAMASRGVRSGNSRRRSQEHHLATDKNSVAATRGGPWTPAFRKLFRKAGMELKDPENIVAVPGHKGPHPKEYHQAVFERLRDATRTCRTVVECRQSLTAALRELAEEVTTKGTRLHKLVTQGK from the coding sequence ATGAGTCCGCGCGGGGTCTTCTGGCTGGTGCTGGCACTTGCCATGACGGGCTGTTCAACCCCGCGGCTCGTGCGGCTGGACACGGGGCAGGGTCCACCGCTGATCCACACACCATTCACGGAGGACGACGCCGACCCTTTCGAACTGGACGACGATGAATTCGAAGAGGTCATGGGAGTACTCGCCCAGGACGTTCGACCCTTCGCCCATCCGTTGCGAGAGGCCCGCGAGCTCTTCGGTGTCCCGCAGAGAAGCGGTGTGTACCTGTACCAGCATCGCGGCCCCCGGCTCATTCGCCAAGACGAGGAGAAGGCTCCGGACGGCCCACGCCTGCTGGAGTCCTACTCGGATGACGACCTGACACGCGCCTATGGCCGTTGGTGCGAGCGCAAGTCCCAGCCCGGTGATTGCCTGCGACTGCTGGCTGAAGGCCCTCTGCTGGCCAGCGACGGCAAGTACTCGCTGGCCATGGCCATCGCCATGGACTCGGTCTGGGAAGAGACAGCCGAAGCATTGGAGGACATGGCCGACCCGCAAGCGCTGCTCGCGACCGTGAGTGCCGCCGTCAGTATGTACCTTCTCCTCTGGTCGCTGCCCGAACCCGTGAGCAAAGGACTGGCCGCCCTCCTCACGGCGACAGCCATCGCCTATCTGGGTGTGGACACGGTCTGGACCCTCTTGGACGGGTGGATCGCGCTGGTTCGCCAGGTGGACCAGGCCACCACCTTCAAGCAGCTCAGCGCTGCGGGCGAGACGTATGGCGAAGTCCTCGGAGAAAACGCGGCGCGCATCTTCGTCATGCTGGCCACGGCCGCCATCGGGAGCACCGCGGGACTGGCATCCAAGGCCTCTCGGTTGCCGGGCTCGGCACAGGCCGCGCTCTCCGTGGAGACTCAGGCGGGTTACCAGTACGTGGCCCTTGGAAGCGTGCAGTCTGTGGCACTGGCTGCCGAGGGCTTCACCGTCGCACTCGCACCCAACGCGGTCGCCATGGCGAGCCGAGGGGTGCGCAGCGGGAACTCCAGGAGACGGAGCCAGGAACATCATCTGGCGACGGACAAGAACAGTGTCGCCGCGACTCGCGGAGGCCCCTGGACTCCTGCGTTCAGGAAACTCTTCAGGAAGGCCGGGATGGAGCTGAAGGACCCCGAGAACATCGTGGCCGTTCCAGGCCACAAAGGCCCTCATCCGAAGGAGTATCACCAGGCGGTCTTCGAGAGACTCCGGGATGCGACGAGGACGTGTCGTACCGTGGTCGAGTGCCGCCAATCGCTGACGGCTGCGCTTCGTGAACTGGCGGAGGAAGTCACCACGAAGGGAACCAGACTCCACAAGCTCGTGACCCAGGGCAAATGA
- a CDS encoding VWA domain-containing protein yields the protein MTFSLPQAWLLLLPLGLFLWKYGRRPGPPMWLRGALLVLAVGALSGPGLRRKDAGSDVVVVVDRSASMPRDVERTAQELISHLERERGPGDRVGVIAFGREARVEQPLSSAGGFGGFTRTVDTEASDLSSALDAANALIPRERTGRVLVFSDGRATGTDARGAARRLAARGIAVDWRQLSRPEPPLDVAVVSLDVPASVGAKEPFQFSATVQSSAAVTGTVRLERNGRVLVKGPYHFQPGANVLPLRDLVEEPGLVRYQLVIETPGDGVPENDRGLAVLRVEGPRRVLLLTNQPKGTLAQALSAAGMLVEVRAPFRLSLDELDGVGAVVLENVDANTLGEPGLNALASYVEQAGGGLVMTGGRESFGEGGYRRSPVEPLLPVSLEMREEQRRASIAMSILMDCSCSMGANVADGRTKMELAAEGVVGALALLNPEDEASVHMVDTETHEIFPLSSVQEGLPYDKVSRGFSGGGGIYVGEALRSGRKQILKSEKPTRHVLLFADASDSEEPDDYRATLAALQRESVTVSVIGLGTPKDSDADLLREVARRGGGRVYFAEDAMSLPRVFSQETLAIARATFIDEPVSMEGAPDLPLLGRLPSEGLPQVGGYNLTYLRPQANVALRTLDTHAAPVLAMWTRGAGRTVAFTAEVDGPFTGELRQWGSLRAALEAMVRWSMAGSSPLGDAVVRSERRGHVLRVTLDLPPEAPLPGTLPTLALLAGDGKSVPVEHPMRWEDEDRLVAEVPLDGSGTWHPVVRVGTRALRAPPVALPYSPEFEPGSPKEGLALLRSVAAVGGGVERLSMTGFFAEAPESEGHRALGPWLVSLAVALLLAEVAVRRFLSAPRPRAVARTTVPGIPLTPAAVPVRVEAKAPGTPASTSTGAAPSPASEGDAKPREGGVDSALDAARARSRRRLDR from the coding sequence ATGACCTTCTCCCTCCCTCAGGCGTGGCTGCTGTTGCTGCCGTTGGGGCTCTTTCTCTGGAAGTACGGCCGCCGGCCCGGCCCGCCCATGTGGTTGCGGGGGGCGCTGTTGGTGCTCGCGGTGGGGGCGCTCTCGGGGCCGGGGCTGCGGAGGAAGGACGCGGGCAGTGACGTGGTGGTCGTGGTGGACCGCTCCGCGTCGATGCCTCGGGATGTGGAGCGGACGGCCCAGGAGCTCATCTCGCATCTGGAGCGGGAGCGAGGTCCAGGGGACCGGGTGGGGGTCATCGCGTTCGGTCGAGAGGCTCGGGTGGAGCAGCCCTTGTCCTCGGCGGGAGGCTTTGGAGGCTTCACGCGCACGGTGGACACGGAGGCCTCGGACCTGTCCTCCGCGCTGGATGCGGCGAATGCGCTCATTCCTCGGGAGCGCACGGGACGCGTGCTCGTGTTCTCGGATGGAAGGGCCACGGGGACGGACGCGCGAGGCGCCGCGCGCAGGCTCGCGGCCCGAGGCATCGCCGTGGACTGGCGTCAGCTCTCGCGCCCCGAGCCCCCGCTCGATGTGGCCGTGGTCTCGCTGGACGTCCCGGCCAGCGTGGGGGCGAAGGAGCCCTTTCAGTTCTCGGCGACGGTGCAGTCCTCGGCGGCCGTCACGGGGACGGTGCGCCTGGAGCGCAATGGCCGCGTGTTGGTGAAGGGGCCCTACCACTTCCAGCCGGGGGCCAATGTGTTGCCTTTGAGGGACCTGGTCGAGGAGCCAGGGCTCGTGCGCTACCAGCTCGTCATCGAGACGCCGGGTGACGGCGTGCCGGAGAACGACCGGGGGCTCGCGGTGCTCCGCGTCGAGGGGCCTCGGCGGGTGCTGCTGCTGACGAATCAGCCGAAGGGCACACTCGCGCAGGCGCTCTCCGCGGCGGGCATGTTGGTGGAGGTCCGCGCGCCCTTCCGGCTCTCGCTGGATGAGTTGGATGGCGTGGGGGCCGTCGTGCTGGAGAACGTGGACGCGAACACGCTGGGGGAGCCGGGGCTCAATGCGCTCGCGTCGTACGTGGAGCAGGCGGGGGGCGGTCTGGTGATGACGGGAGGGCGGGAGAGCTTCGGTGAAGGTGGCTACCGGCGTTCGCCCGTGGAGCCGTTGTTGCCGGTGTCCTTGGAGATGCGCGAGGAGCAGCGGCGAGCGTCCATCGCGATGAGCATCCTCATGGACTGCTCGTGCTCGATGGGCGCGAACGTGGCGGATGGGCGCACGAAGATGGAGCTGGCGGCGGAGGGGGTTGTCGGGGCGCTCGCGCTGCTGAATCCCGAGGACGAGGCCTCCGTGCACATGGTGGACACGGAGACGCACGAAATCTTCCCGCTCAGCTCGGTGCAGGAGGGGCTGCCCTACGACAAGGTGTCGCGAGGCTTCAGTGGTGGTGGCGGCATCTACGTGGGCGAGGCGCTGCGCTCGGGTCGGAAGCAGATCCTGAAGAGTGAGAAGCCCACGCGGCACGTGCTGCTCTTCGCCGACGCGTCCGACTCCGAGGAGCCCGATGACTACCGGGCGACGCTGGCCGCGCTGCAACGCGAGTCCGTGACGGTGTCGGTGATTGGGTTGGGGACGCCCAAGGACTCGGACGCGGACCTGTTGAGGGAGGTCGCTCGGCGAGGGGGAGGCCGCGTCTACTTCGCGGAGGACGCGATGAGCCTGCCGCGCGTCTTCAGTCAGGAGACGCTGGCGATTGCCCGGGCCACGTTCATCGATGAGCCTGTGTCGATGGAAGGTGCGCCGGACCTGCCGCTCCTGGGGCGGCTGCCGTCCGAGGGACTGCCGCAGGTGGGCGGCTACAACCTCACGTACTTGAGGCCACAGGCGAACGTGGCGTTGCGCACGCTCGATACGCATGCGGCGCCGGTGTTGGCGATGTGGACGCGGGGCGCGGGGCGCACGGTGGCGTTCACGGCGGAGGTGGATGGTCCCTTCACGGGGGAGCTGCGTCAGTGGGGCTCGTTGAGGGCGGCGCTGGAGGCGATGGTTCGCTGGTCGATGGCGGGGTCCTCTCCGCTCGGTGACGCGGTGGTGCGCTCGGAGCGGCGCGGGCATGTGCTGCGCGTGACGCTGGACCTGCCGCCGGAGGCGCCGTTGCCGGGCACGTTGCCCACGTTGGCCTTGCTCGCGGGGGATGGGAAGTCCGTGCCGGTGGAGCACCCGATGCGCTGGGAGGATGAGGACCGGCTGGTGGCGGAAGTCCCGCTGGATGGCAGTGGTACGTGGCATCCGGTGGTGCGAGTGGGCACGAGAGCCCTGCGAGCACCTCCTGTGGCGCTGCCCTACTCCCCGGAGTTCGAGCCAGGGAGTCCGAAGGAAGGACTCGCTTTGCTGCGCTCCGTCGCGGCGGTGGGCGGAGGCGTGGAGCGCCTGTCGATGACGGGCTTCTTCGCGGAGGCCCCCGAGTCCGAGGGCCATCGCGCGCTGGGCCCCTGGTTGGTGTCGCTGGCCGTGGCCCTGTTGTTGGCGGAGGTGGCCGTGCGTCGGTTCCTCTCCGCGCCAAGGCCGCGTGCGGTGGCGCGCACGACGGTTCCGGGGATACCCCTCACGCCCGCTGCTGTGCCAGTGCGTGTGGAAGCAAAGGCCCCGGGAACTCCAGCGTCCACATCAACAGGAGCGGCGCCGAGTCCCGCGAGCGAGGGCGACGCCAAGCCACGAGAGGGCGGGGTGGACTCCGCGCTGGACGCCGCGCGTGCGCGCTCGCGTCGACGGTTGGACCGATAG
- a CDS encoding imm11 family protein: MTKRYFRLQEDMQPGNWNLGDPLDEQGHEVTDPYVFTAGRPVRVEGRLTIPVDEPGRRLDFCTAGIGAAPIVHVRIATLFMELAPNDVQLIPVDLHGHPDQYLLLVATKRIRCIDDKASEEVRYWKPEHGQPERVGDYKSVMGLRIDASKVGDAQVFRTEGWDIALIVSEDIKQALERTQATGMEFTQV, encoded by the coding sequence ATGACCAAGCGCTACTTCAGGCTTCAAGAGGACATGCAACCCGGGAACTGGAACCTGGGAGATCCTCTCGATGAGCAAGGTCATGAGGTGACGGATCCCTATGTCTTCACGGCCGGACGGCCTGTTCGCGTAGAGGGTCGCCTGACGATTCCCGTGGATGAGCCCGGACGACGGCTGGACTTCTGCACGGCCGGAATCGGCGCGGCCCCCATCGTTCATGTCCGAATCGCAACCCTCTTCATGGAGCTGGCCCCCAACGACGTGCAGCTCATCCCCGTCGACCTCCACGGCCACCCCGACCAGTACCTCCTCCTGGTCGCCACGAAGCGCATCCGCTGCATCGACGACAAGGCGTCCGAGGAAGTGCGCTACTGGAAGCCAGAGCATGGCCAGCCCGAGCGGGTTGGCGACTACAAATCGGTGATGGGGTTGCGCATCGACGCCTCGAAGGTGGGCGACGCCCAGGTCTTCCGCACGGAAGGCTGGGACATCGCACTCATCGTGTCCGAGGACATCAAGCAGGCACTGGAACGCACCCAGGCGACTGGCATGGAGTTCACTCAAGTGTAG